In a genomic window of Macaca nemestrina isolate mMacNem1 chromosome 18, mMacNem.hap1, whole genome shotgun sequence:
- the LOC139359899 gene encoding large ribosomal subunit protein eL31-like, translating into MAPAKKGAEKKKGRSAINEVVTREYTINIHKCIHGVGFKKRAPRALKEIRKFAMKEMGTPDVCIDTRLNKAVWAKGIRNVPYRIRVRLSRKRNEDEDSPNKLYTLVTYVPVTTFKNLQTVNVDEN; encoded by the coding sequence ATGGCTCCCGCAAAGAAGGGTGCCGAGAAGAAAAAGGGCCGTTCTGCCATCAACGAGGTGGTGACCCGAGAATACACCATCAACATTCACAAGTGCATCCATGGAGTGGGCTTCAAGAAGCGTGCCCCTCGGGCACTCAAAGAGATTCGGAAATTTGCCATGAAGGAGATGGGAACTCCAGATGTGTGCATTGATACCAGGCTCAACAAAGCTGTCTGGGCCAAAGGAATAAGGAATGTCCCATACCGAATCCGTGTGCGGCTGTCCAGAAAACGTAATGAGGATGAAGATTCACCAAATAAGCTCTATACTTTGGTTACCTATGTACCTGTTACCACTTTCAAAAATCTGCAGACAGTCAATGTGGATGAGAACTAA